AGTTGAGGGGGGTGGGGGAGTGATGGATCCCTCAAAATCGACATCTCCACCCCCTAAAGACTGAATGAATTCAGGATCTATGGACAATTTATGTGGCTCctcctattaaataaaaaataaaataataatgaatcaataAATGTGATgatgttttgagaaaaatagtaAGTAAGACCTAAGTGTGTACGAACCTGCAAAGTTTTTAGAAGTTGTGATATTTGAGCATCTGCGTCCTCTGTCTCACGACTGATTTGAGAGGAGTACACAGGTTTACTATTTGAGGAGGATAGTGATTCTAAAGTTCTTGAAGGTACTTGAACACTCGGTAAAAGATTAGGAGCACTATTAAGATTGGAGTTATCTGTCTGCAAAATGGTATCATTTGGCTCCAAAGTGGGTAGTGTATCTTCTTGGCTGGAAGTAGTAGTTTTGGATCTAATAGATACCAGACTATTATTGCTGTTTACTATAGGTATGGCAGAAGTCCGAACTTGACTAGATTGGGCTGTAGTCATCGTTGTTATAATTTGAGGTTGATGTGCCTTTAaacaatgcaaaaaaacaaaactatactCGAAACTAAAtatcacatttattattattacctttACGACGGTTGCCGTTGAGAGTGGCAGAGTAACAGGTCTCCCTGACCCAAAAGtggaaaaatcaaaatcatcCGGATCTAGTGTTGATTCTCCAGTTTGTTCAAAATAGGCTTTTAACTCGTTTCTAGATCGAAACCTTTTCCCTGTAGGGCCAACAATGAACACTTCATAACGACCAGCAGAGGCTCCACTTTTTCGCTGCGATACTTTTCGGTACCAACCTGGAGGGAGACGATCATCTTCATAAAGAGGAACTCTGTTCGATTGGTTATTCGAACGTTGTCGAATGTTTGAAGTCTTTATAATTGTATTGTTATTGTTACTAATACTGCTGTTATTGTTCAAAATAACCGGATTATTGGCCAGAGCTGCACCTGATATGATTGAAGCCGTTGTTTTATTAAAGATTGATGAATTAACAAGTGTTGGAGTGGTTGTGAGAGTAGTTCTCTGAGGAAGAGTCTGTAGTGAGGTTGCGCCAATCAAAGAGCCTGAAAGGGCTGTTGATgctatatttaaattagtattggGGATCGCAGTCCCTAAAGAAGCAGCACCAATAATAGTTTGCGTACCAGCTCCGGCTGGAATGCTGAGCGTTCCTCCACTATCCAGactctgtaaaaaatatatatgaagaaatgacaaataacgatttaaaaaatcgagtaaaaatCTTTACCGCCTGAGTTAGGATAGTTGGTTGTTGTACTGCACTCTGTAAAACAAACTGCCCATCTGGTCCCTGAACTAACTGTAATTGATTTGGAGTTccctataataaataaaatatatgtaatgatTCATTGACGGATTAGTTGTCGGTACGAACTTGTATCGGCAATGGTTGCTGGATTTGAGCGACTAATTGAGATCCTGATGCATTTGGTGCCGAAGGTGTCGAATCCAAGATGGATGAAGATGACAATATCTGCGAAGGCTTGGTATTACTTGAATCATCAGCAGAATTCTGTGAATCTTCATGGAACCCTTCCAAATCTAAGCCTACATCCTTCATAAGCTCTCCCAAGTCCACAACTTTTGGTTTTTTAGATGGAGTTGGCGCTGAAGAGTTCAGagttaaaatttcattattccgcttttttgactttttcctTTTGACTGGAGAAATTGGGGCATGAGTTACAACAGGGGTACTAACGGGGTGGGTATAAGCAGAATGGCTTACGACCGCAAGAGAGTTGCTAGAAGTAGTTAAAACATTCTGCTGAGGCAAACTAATGCCTGAAGAGAAGCCCGCCAATACATTACTTGAAGTTGAGATAAGTCCAGCAGAAGTTTGAACTAGTGTTTGTCCAACGGGAACAGCTATGAGCTTAGGACCGGATGGTGTTTGTATCTGCTGCATTTGCATCCTTCCTTGAGgagtaataattttaacttgAGGTTGAGCAGTAATGACAGTACTAGGACCCGTGGGCTGTTGAAGTAAAAAAGTGCCTGTCTGATTGTTCGTAGGAAGAATGGTTGCGGCACCTGCACTAGGAGCTGACGGACGTAAAACAAATACTTGATTTCCAGTCGGCTGTTGAATAAGAAATGGAGTAGCAGACTGTGGAGTACTCGCCGTTGTACCACTAACCACTTGTCCAAGTGAGTTAATAAGAATGGGGGTCTGACTAACAGATGTGGTGAGGAGTTGTCCACTTTGATTCACTATAAGAGAAGAAGAAGCGGCAAGTTGTCGATGACTAAGGGCAGAAGGAGCCGTCATTTTGGCTGCAGAATGAGCTATAGGCTTAGGTAGTATTTGTGGTTGAGGCTTTGGAACGGGCGTTCGTATGGAATTGGGCTGAAGTTGTATTTGTAGAGTTCCGGTGGACTGCATGATGGATTGAGGTGCATTAGCAAAGACTGTACCCGGAGCTGTGAGAATGAGATTAGAATGCGGGTGTTGGTGGTGTTGAGATATGGAAGTCGTTCGAACGGTGGACTTGGTGGCATAGAGAACTTGAGGTTGTGTAGGAGCAGGGCTGGGGGATTTCTTAACGGGTGAGGGAACGGGAGGAGGAGGAGCGGCTGGGGAAAGTAGAGGTGCAGCAACAGGAGAGGGTAGCGCAGCGGGGGAGGGTAAAGGGGCTGGAGAGGGTATAGGTGCAGGGGTGGCTGGTGTTGAGGGTTGAGTATAGGAGGAAGATGAGACACTTCCGGGTCCATTATCGTTGATTTGATTGCTGCTAGTACTCTGGGAATTGGAATTGCCTGCGCCGGCCGTTCCACTCGTTGTACTGTTGTAATTGGAAAAGATCTCATGATTCGTCTCTAAAGGGCCAAATAGATTAACTGCAGATGCAGAATTGCTCGTGTTGCCCACATCATCGTTCAAAATGGGTGATCCCAACTAGAATAAAAGAGTTCACTCAATGagattcaatcaaaatattaaatagtgaCAATAGGATCTAACTCACAGATGGAAAATTCCCAGAGGATTCAAAAAGAGACTCCAAGCGCTCCAGGGTTTGTTCATCACTAATGTCCCCCAAGTTGCCAAAAGCATCATCCATATCAAATAATTActctaataatataagtaaatgaaGGGACTAATTAAATGAATCCGGGAATGAGAAGTCGcatcttacaaaataaaataagtaggaAACGTTGTCGGTGTTAATGTCAGATGGGAGGAATCCTTGCTCACATcttgatatttatcaaatttgtcaaatcCAAGGCGATTTTCTCTGAAAGTACGAGTCTTTTATTCGCCAAAACATTCCcgcaaaaatatgatttaattaatcataataacactgccttaataataatagtcgAGGTTGACACTGACATGTTAATAGTAAAGGATACCAACCATAAGCCTGTAGAGGGCTGTGAAAAGCTAAGCAAATAAACAATCTGGTACCCATGCCAGAAACTAGCATCACATGCCCCAAACAACGCCATCTAACGGCTCCATTTTCCCAtcatacaaaatcaaatatCCCCACTTCCTTTGTTCAGATAATAATTCTATTAGTACtatatttatagctatttatgtgtatttattaaatactcgACTCTCCTTCCCAGCGCAGCAGCAAGCCAAAAAAGTGAAagttgattcaaagattttaaagAGTTGGCTAGCTCAGCTCTTACTTTTGGCTAGAAATCACTAAAAGCAGAACTCTATTAATTAGACATTTTACAGTCTGAACAAAggcaaaattaacattaatttcgggaaatgaaataattatatttaatatatctacaATAAATTACTCCTTTCCCCTAAGAAATGGGTATCCTTTTATTGAGGCTGAGACGTTCTAGGTGATCTCAGAGAATGGATAGAGTGCAGGGGCCGAGGATCTCCTATCAGGGAGAGACCAGAGTAGGGGTTTAAGGAGGAGAAAGGAATTCATTTGCAGCAAGATAAGGACAAACATCATCACATCAACCACATGAATGAAATGACTACTTTAACAGCGGGGATTATCATTTATAACTCTAAGCAAGAACTTTTGATAAGAATGCAAATGACGTGAGTTGATTCCAAGCGGAGGAAGAGTTATGGCCAGTGGGAGACAGCCGACAGTGACTATCCCAGGCCATCTGGTAGTAACGTAACATAACATAACTACGTCGTATTAATAAAAACGTAGCCGTAGGAAGAGCTTTCTAAAAGAGAGTGCATCATGCATTGCTCCGGGTTCGGAGGAGGAATCTTTGGGAGGAGCTGGTTAACGGGAAAAGGCTTATCGCAAGTGCCTGCGGGTAATCGGCACACAATCAACGTAGTCAAAAGTGGGATTTGATCCTGAGTTCTATTGgcccctttctttttttttgattagaGCGCAAGATCGCATTGGGCGGAGCATAATCAAAGAAgaaggaaacagaaaaaaagggaaGGACGCGCAGCTTTGCGttcaataaaaagaaggaagaaaaaaaataaatgtagaaattaAAGCAATTAATGGATAATTCCTTAGAATAACTTAACAGGGAGAGGAGCACTCTATACTTGATCCATCACTGAGGAGAAATTAAATCTCCAAAAACACTCAGAGAAGGGAGGATAACCATTTTTTAGGAGAGAGGCAGAAAAGTAAAAGGAACTTACCCCAGACGCTCTTTTGCACTGCTTCCCTTCCCTTCTGCGGGGTTCACCGACATCAGGGGcccagtgacgtcattaagagCGACCGGACAGGATCATTTCTATATGGCatatttctcattattttgagCATGTTCAAGGATGGTAAACTCATCAATGACCATCATTCTGACTTATTCTTTCATAAGAGTGGATAGTTTATCCCAAAAAGACCcctttttttgataagaaatcccaaattttaaatatgtttttttaaaatgatgaagaaGGAGCGCGAGTAATGGCGTCTTGCGCAGACTCGCATTGTCTGCCTTTCCTGCCATTCGTCTTTCCTTTCCTCCTTCAGCTTGTAGACTGTAGTCTGGAAGAGTACTATTACTTACTTAATAGTTTATAGTAGTATTCAGTCGATGtagtcattctttttttttatggccACATCAGAGAAGAAGCAAGGAAGACCTTGCGGATCCACATAATAAGAATTCTGTCAATGGtcttaaacattattattaataatatatataactttagcttagttatattttatgttatgttGTATGTATTTGAAACGCCTCCTCCCCCACTCATACGTAAAGGAATAATTGCGTGGATAACTCCTAAGCCCGCACGTTGATGTCTCAAAAGAGCTATTTTATGTTATGTAAAACACCTCTAGCACAttctgtatataataatattacaattgtattattaACGTAGAATAAGCAAATGCTAAGAGCAATAACATGTAAAGATTATATCGAAACAcgcatctaaatttatattggatagaaaatccaatttttacaaaatacattttatgtactCGAATAGTGCCCTCTAAATGCTAACTATCAAAGACTTGTTTTACGTGATACGATGAGTCAAAAATCTATTGTATTGTGCAGtacttttcataatatttgtttataattatctCTTTTCAAAATGGGAGCAAGAGTATTAATACCAATTTAggacttgaataattttttttgggataatTGTAACATTTAACAAagctacaattaataattataataagtgcTCTAATTTCCTATAAAGCAATTCTTTTATtccttaaattttataagtaattcaAGATAAATACTTGATGAAATTAGAGATCTTATGTTAATCCAGGAAATAGTTGAAAATACAtcgatttttaatataatatactatatagAACCCATAGTTTTAAGGGTTGCAGCAATATTTGGAGATGCCAATTACTTCAATAGGACAGATAAAGTTGTTGTATTAGTGGCTAGAAACATCCAATGGACGAAGTAATAAGTTCGACAAGCTCCGGCTAGACGTTGTAtcttatgtagtaaaaaaaatcttttaaaaataagcaaaagaaagcagttttttttcttcctcccatttaccaatatattatttaggtaTTTACAGTCAAATTATTAGGATAAGAGGAAAATTTGGATTAGatctactttttatttcattataaataataaatttttattcataactacATAGACAATTCGACACACTACttctataaattcaaaaaatagttttatagaatattattcTACTTATAGATGGTTCTCTTGCAATGCCCATATAATAGCCATAACACATATCCATGAACTTGTACTTGGATGGGATAAAGAATTAATCTTtgcactaaatatatttatttttaattaaaataagcgAGTTTTAGATGCTCTTTGGATAAGAGTAACATATTTATTGAAACCGAAACTCTAATTCGGATTTACATTAAGTTAACCTTCTTTAAATCGGAGTCTTTCTCCCTAATATAACAACTTATACAACTCACTGCATATCCCATGCATTAGTGcatgtttcaaaaaatgataccTTCTGTTCTTAAGATTTTTTCCTCTATGTGAACAATTGATTCATcctattgtaatataaataagtaatgttGTTACATATGAAATACTTCATGAATCATCATAACATTTAGGAGGACTTCAAgtgtcatatttttatctttagcAAACAAGGCTCTAATATCGTtgcaattattatatataaaaggtaTTGATGACTCAAATACTACTGATAATAATACAATGAATGAAAGAATGTCAGTTGCAGAAAATTTCCCATACTAGAAATAACCACATTTATGTGAGGTATTTAGGCTGAAGGTctcattaaattgaattattcataaaatgataattcaaaacaaatatatgaatgttttttagTGACAATTTGCTAATTCAGATATATGCATTAAGTCACATTATGCATAGATATTGGTATTTATAAACGActcaatagtttttttcaacaaataatattcaattgccatatcttatttcttcaaataatatattaacgaaaaaaaaaaagattaaactaATATCCATGATAAAACTCTTTCAGaactttttatatgaaaataaaataaatatattataagctcaaaaaataacatagtaTTCTTTTATGGTCCCTCCTATAGATGtagaagaagaatatatttaaatataaatcacttgcacaattttaaaatataaaagtagttaaaaaaaatcaaattaaatttaaatgctACAATTTGGTAAATAAAGAAGTAGATATTTTGAATCTTGATGAACTACCATTGTGAcgaatataatattcatagtGTCTATCCAAGAagcaatttttaaattgcaattccAACAATTGGAAAATGTTTCATGAACAACGccttatatctttttttcacatatataaaaaagaaaaaatcctgtGTCATTTAATTAGACAATACCTTTATCACATTATTGTTCAATAGAAATGGTGTATTTCTAGAATAAATATTAGCGTGCAACTGGACGGGCAATTACATATCACTTCTTCTTGGGAATGAATGCTGCTACTAACTGTGAATTTTCGATTAATTATAGGGTGTCCTTGAAGATACATTCAATACTTCGTGATGGCGCCTTCCTCgattaatatgtacaaataggAAAACCACTCCAACAAGAAAACAAACACAGCCATGTATGACATAGGCTATTCCAAGGAAGTTATTTTTACCTCCCATTAAGGTACGTGTAGATAAAACAACGGATTTTGTACCAGCAAATTGATGAACACGATATtctaaaagaagattttttttttaaatcgaataaataatacaattatttttcaatatcgtACTGTAATCGATATAGAAATAGTATTTCCCCTTAGGAAGTCCATCCTCAAATATCCCAGTGTGATTTATCCGACGATAAAGTTTCCTAAAACTTGGCAATGCCGCTGTCCTCATCCAAACCATCAAATCCTCGTTTTGGAGTCCATTATTTTCAGGATCATCCGGATCTAGTTCCCAGAGTTCTTTATCCCAGTCTTTCGGCTTAgcaaatttatctttgagtacATCCTTCAAAGTTTGTCCTGGAGGAATGGGTGGATTACTAAATTTAAAGTGTCTATCAGAGCTCCaagcaatttcttttttgagcaTAGGCACGTTCTGTTCATCATTTCCTTCGATTTTGCTTATCTTTATgacatcttaaaataaatttaaaaattgatatttaaggaaaatatagGAACATTAGCTTCCATACCATTGAAGAGACTATTTGCTATTGCACCACAAGGAAAATATGGCTTTTTAGTATCATTATCCTTGTCAAATGGTGCACAATCTTTAATAGGACTTATTGAGAGGTCTCCTAATAGCTGCTTATCACTTCTAGATTGAACATATCGCcgatgattttgataaaaattagtaAGGCCATAATACAAAAACACGGGCTCCTAAGGGAAATAATGAAACAgtggatataatatatattatgtatttaaaatatacctcCATCACTTCATCAATATCAAATTCTACTTTGCATGTACAGTCTTTAACAATATCCGCCTTTTTATTGAGTACATCACGACACATGTCTCCATCAGGTCCGACACAGTTTGTATAGTCAATGTCGACTTCTTTCAcctgtaaaaaaagaagatagatAATAATGTCAGAGATGAACGGAGAATgaggaaataaataacaatagcAATACTAATACCATATGAGAAAACCACATCATAGCAGCTCCAATGGGTACAAATGCGATCCCAATGACAAAAAACGTTGGGAGTACGGTTCCAGTGGTTAGAACGGGCTGCCAAGCGGGTAACTTCTGTTGTTTAAACGCATTTTCTGAAAGACATTCGAAATTATGTgttaaaaatggttaaattgAGACggagcaaataaataaattccttacTCGGAGGTCGTTTGACCTTTTCCGGAATGGGTCCCTCAATTTTAGGGATCTCCTCCTTCATATTTACAGTTGATAATGACACAATAAATAGACACTCAATTAACTTGGTGTATGACTAAATAAAAGAAGACTTTTGACATTAAATTATTAAGCAACAGAGGAGTAACGAATCAGAGGTACCATATTTATACTACGGCCAAATAATATGacctatcaaaaaaaattatataataactattagcatttaaacattacattaaataagtatgcttttaataaatgaatattgttaTATCAGCACTAAAAGTATAGATTAAGTCATATCAAGATTTTATCCCATAAGCGGAAATCTCGAAATGTTCTTCTTCTTATAATTTgagacataattaattaaacatttataaaaataataatacacgTATGTTCCAATTGTACTCCATCAATAAAATGGGACAAATTCGCTCTTGCTAGAAACACAgatgatgaattaattatatctgTTGGTATTAAAGGAGTATTAATTTGTTCCATGAATATGCaagtatattcaaattatttgttgacaacacttattataaaaacaactaGTAATACAAATGACTAATTCGGAAGTTAAATAGATCAAACATTGTCAAAGTGGcacattaaaacaattattttggatttatgaaatcaatcaattatttattaattttattaaatataaatatgattttaaaaagtcaacttaaaaagcaatatttaattgaagGGAACCATTTTAGATGAGATTTTTC
The genomic region above belongs to Lepeophtheirus salmonis chromosome 8, UVic_Lsal_1.4, whole genome shotgun sequence and contains:
- the LOC121122835 gene encoding LOW QUALITY PROTEIN: uncharacterized protein (The sequence of the model RefSeq protein was modified relative to this genomic sequence to represent the inferred CDS: deleted 1 base in 1 codon), producing the protein MDDAFGNLGDISDEQTLERLESLFESSGNFPSLGSPILNDDVGNTSNSASAVNLFGPLETNHEIFSNYNSTTSGTAGAGNSNSQSTSSNQINDNGPGSVSSSSYTQPSTPATPAPIPSPAPLPSPAALPSPVAAPLLSPAAPPPPVPSPVKKSPSPAPTQPQVLYATKSTVRTTSISQHHQHPHSNLILTAPGTVFANAPQSIMQSTGTLQIQLQPNSIRTPVPKPQPQILPKPIAHSAAKMTAPSALSHRQLAASSSLIVNQSGQLLTTSVSQTPILINSLGQVVSGTTASTPQSATPFLIQQPTGNQVFVLRPSAPSAGAATILPTNNQTGTFLLQQPTGPSTVITAQPQVKIITPQGRMQMQQIQTPSGPKLIAVPVGQTLVQTSAGLISTSSNVLAGFSSGISLPQQNVLTTSSNSLAVVSHSAYTHPVSTPVVTHAPISPVKRKKSKKRNNEILTLNSSAPTPSKKPKVVDLGELMKDVGLDLEGFHEDSQNSADDSSNTKPSQILSSSSILDSTPSAPNASGSQLVAQIQQPLPIQGTPNQLQLVQGPDGQFVLQSAVQQPTILTQASLDSGGTLSIPAGAGTQTIIGAASLGTAIPNTNLNIASTALSGSLIGATSLQTLPQRTTLTTTPTLVNSSIFNKTTASIISGAALANNPVILNNNSSISNNNNTIIKTSNIRQRSNNQSNRVPLYEDDRLPPGWYRKVSQRKSGASAGRYEVFIVGPTGKRFRSRNELKAYFEQTGESTLDPDDFDFSTFGSGRPVTLPLSTATVVKAHQPQIITTMTTAQSSQVRTSAIPIVNSNNSLVSIRSKTTTSSQEDTLPTLEPNDTILQTDNSNLNSAPNLLPSVQVPSRTLESLSSSNSKPVYSSQISRETEDADAQISQLLKTLQEEPHKLSIDPEFIQSLGGGDVDFEGSITPPPPSTSTSNLESFYFYYYCPIKSLSSKTFTTTPHQVPELINNASAHLQMRLLSSTSDVAAGTKLKTFTTTSFSSSSNILPQQILQVSRGEMVSNPISINSNLVPSSLTSVPIGGVSTQVRALQNLPSNTRLIRGPNGQYTIQKVQTIELSPEMQQSLREVQSRIQEIEKQMAKSPQDEAELAQLQTRQQRILSLGRPIPTPPLSGVNTIGTSIGMINPGASVSTSSIPQVQKKGCLSFSSGGGIVSNNINTLTPVTPIPVSRNPPILTPAVATTTPTHIHHPQQQTLVTATKSVVAGPSGVGMATTTTPSGTNIPPLTEQQKRIVAHFKQKMASLPPEQQAQFIAANKASLIRRLNFQPSQIHILCSNRINQQQQLQQQQVQLQQQRTQPLLQQQQQTILHKSSVVPLNQTINTPGGNNVVNSVSTNVSGINNTEHTVPKPPLQQQPLQQPPLQQQRPFLSTSNSDLAPIAKNKKIAWVESQVKKDQNEAVNPNIKTPFRSKEDACKRLLRYHVFHELDPDPEKVVDEEVAFSVKSKNLLNKYKDMREKYHYLLLQESMRITTSSEEVMLARLWDSDERQYLNGQKEDFEKKGIILDNLPPVPSSWRDKYIEVLGHPPPPLSSKTFSSKGKDGGGLLHDEGDSASGGDYDEFHSIQNELSRYNNINGIGNTSGSSELFEVPPQKIPEKGEDTSTVLSDEEDFSLKDVCGGNGVDAILGGGEEEQQQDVSTRHNEVKRRRMRRSRELERRGGSGATARAASVEDVVDAIEDDVPLDFEGSYGHKEVDSVQSAINSILDNRIATPDINNIAGLLDSFNDATSDPATESAVNSIPRF
- the Cdc50 gene encoding cell cycle control protein 50A, with the translated sequence MKEEIPKIEGPIPEKVKRPPKNAFKQQKLPAWQPVLTTGTVLPTFFVIGIAFVPIGAAMMWFSHMVKEVDIDYTNCVGPDGDMCRDVLNKKADIVKDCTCKVEFDIDEVMEEPVFLYYGLTNFYQNHRRYVQSRSDKQLLGDLSISPIKDCAPFDKDNDTKKPYFPCGAIANSLFNDVIKISKIEGNDEQNVPMLKKEIAWSSDRHFKFSNPPIPPGQTLKDVLKDKFAKPKDWDKELWELDPDDPENNGLQNEDLMVWMRTAALPSFRKLYRRINHTGIFEDGLPKGKYYFYIDYKYRVHQFAGTKSVVLSTRTLMGGKNNFLGIAYVIHGCVCFLVGVVFLFVHINRGRRHHEVLNVSSRTPYN